From the genome of Triticum aestivum cultivar Chinese Spring chromosome 3B, IWGSC CS RefSeq v2.1, whole genome shotgun sequence, one region includes:
- the LOC123069420 gene encoding auxin response factor 1 yields the protein MGRAQQQTLTQGEHHPVPRPDQLLLPPSLSPRPHSSFPPGEDRTAEPVHHQPTATRVAMAQPGRGRDPELFAELWRACAGPLVEVPQRGERVFYFLQGHLEQLQEPTDSALLAEQIKMFQVPYKILCKVVNVELKAEAETDEVYAQITLQPESDQDNLPLICDPILPETPRPVVHTFCKILTPSDTSTHGGFSVLRRHANECLPPLDMAMPTPTQEIISKDLHGSEWRFKHIYRGQPRRHLLTTGWSTFVTSKKLMAGDAFVYLRSETGEQRVGVRRLVQKQSTMPASVISSQSMHLGVLASASHALKTNSIFVVYYRPRLSQSQYIVSVNKYLQASKTGFTVGMRFRMNFEAEDVPVKKFFGTIVGDGDLSPQWSGSEWKSLKVQWDDSVAICNGPERVSPWEIDSSDGSSPAISALLQSSAKNKRPREANENFDLPSQEPTQEFWLSGMTQQHERTYVGSSDPNRISGYHQILWPSSEPAGYGAMSSSSVCQTPLGLGDGWPKDFNPSSQGVSPTLSEITQKLNRVASSEGRAPPPWATALCGGYRAEEPTSKLSCNTTLPLPEQVAPYLPKVAEKAKEPGVVRLFGVNLMENTNNAAAPTAGNASAGAGETSARVAGSVEGSGQLSAFSKVTKVANESPREIQSQQSNIGRNRVKVQMHGNAVGRAVDLASLDGYEGLTSELEQMFEIKDIKQNFKVAFTDNEGDTMKVGDDPWMEFCRMVRKIVIYPIEDDKNMDPRQRSVLAAAPDPDPKANL from the exons ATGGGGCGAGCCCAACAACAAACACTGACACAAGGAGAACACCACCCAGTTCCCAGACCAGACcaactcctcctccctccctccctctctccccgtcccCACTCCTCCTTCCCTCCCGGGGAGGACAGGACAGCAGAGCCCGTCCACCACCAACCCACCGCCACCCGCGTCGCCATGGCGCAGCCTG GGCGGGGACGCGACCCGGAGCTGTTCGCGGAGCTGTGGCGCGCCTGCGCCGGGCCGCTGGTGGAGGTGCCGCAGCGCGGCGAGAGGGTCTTCTACTTCCTCCAGGGACACCTGGAGCAG CTGCAAGAGCCGACGGACTCGGCGCTGCTGGCCGAGCAAATCAAGATGTTCCAGGTGCCCTACAAGATCCTCTGCAAGGTCGTCAACGTCGAGCTCAAG GCCGAGGCGGAGACGGACGAGGTGTACGCGCAGATCACCCTGCAGCCGGAATCTGAC CAAGACAACCTGCCCCTCATCTGCGACCCAATTCTGCCGGAGACGCCCCGGCCAGTGGTGCACACCTTCTGCAAGATCCTGACGCCGTCCGACACCAGCACCCACGGCGGCTTCTCCGTGCTCCGCCGCCACGCCAACGAGTGTCTCCCGCCGCTG GACATGGCGATGCCGACACCGACTCAGGAGATCATCTCCAAGGACCTCCATGGATCTGAGTGGAGGTTTAAACACATCTACAGAG GTCAACCCCGCAGGCACCTTCTGACGACCGGATGGAGCACATTCGTCACATCAAAGAAGCTGATGGCTGGCGATGCCTTTGTCTACCTAAG GAGTGAGACAGGAGAGCAGCGTGTCGGAGTGAGGCGCCTTGTGCAGAAGCAAAGCACGATGCCGGCGTCCGTTATATCAAGCCAGAGCATGCATCTCGGGGTGCTTGCAAGTGCATCTCATGCTCTCAAGACCAACTCCATCTTCGTGGTCTACTACAGGCCCAG GTTAAGCCAGAGCCAGTACATTGTCAGCGTGAACAAGTACCTTCAAGCTAGTAAGACTGGATTTACTGTGGGCATGAGGTTCAGGATGAACTTCGAAGCAGAAGATGTCCCTGTGAAGAA GTTTTTTGGGACTATAGTTGGTGATGGTGATCTTTCTCCACAGTGGTCAGGTTCTGAATGGAAGTCACTCAAG GTCCAATGGGATGACTCGGTCGCAATTTGCAACGGCCCTGAGAGGGTTTCTCCTTGGGAAATTGACTCATCTGATGGCTCCTCACCTGCCATCAGTGCACTGCTGCAATCATCGGCGAAGAACAAGCGTCCAAGGGAGGCAAATGAAAACTTTGATCTTCCATCACAGG AGCCGACTCAGGAGTTTTGGCTGTCTGGAATGACACAGCAGCATGAGAGGACATATGTTGGTTCTAGTGACCCCAACCGTATCTCTGGGTATCATCAAATTCTTTGGCCAAGCAGTGAACCCGCAGGGTATGGTGCCATGAGCAGCAGTTCGGTTTGTCAAACTCCATTGGGGCTTGGTGATGGTTGGCCCAAGGATTTCAACCCTTCAAGCCAGGGGGTCTCCCCTACCCTGTCAGAGATTACTCAGAAGCTGAATCGGGTTGCCAGCAGTGAAGGaagagctcctcctccttgggctACTGCACTTTGTGGTGGTTACCGGGCTGAGGAACCTACTTCCAAGCTGTCCTGCAACACTACTCTGCCTCTGCCTGAACAGGTTGCACCATATCTGCCCAAAGTAGCTGAAAAGGCCAAGGAACCCGGTGTGGTTCGTCTGTTTGGTGTGAATTTGATGGAGAACACCAACAATGCTGCTGCTCCTACTGCTGGCAACGCAAGTGCCGGAGCCGGAGAAACTTCAGCTAGAGTTGCTGGTTCTGTTGAAGGCTCTGGTCAGCTGTCAGCATTTTCAAAAGTAACAAAAGTTGCGAACGAGAGCCCCCGAGAAATCCAAAGCCAACAGAGTAATATTGGAAGGAACCGTGTTAAG GTTCAAATGCATGGAAATGCTGTGGGTAGAGCTGTGGATCTAGCAAGTCTGGATGGGTATGAGGGGCTGACCAGTGAACTGGAACAGATGTTCGAGATAAAGGACATCAAACAGAACTTTAAAGTGGCATTCACCGACAACGAAGGTGACACCATGAAAGTCGGAGATGATCCCTGGAT GGAGTTTTGCCGTATGGTGAGGAAGATAGTGATCTATCCCATTGAAGATGACAAGAACATGGATCCTCGTCAGAGGTCGGTCTTAGCTGCTGCTCCAGATCCGGATCCCAAGGCTAACCTTTAG